Proteins co-encoded in one Malus domestica chromosome 09, GDT2T_hap1 genomic window:
- the LOC103426530 gene encoding uncharacterized protein yields the protein MNAKLKDARKLPIIALMDHLRSILQEWFNERQNTASSWNSTLTKWAEEKVHKNQNRGLRMSVSSINHHALQVHEVDLYHIVDLNAKSCTCKRFDLDQLPCVHATAACRIRNTSVYTMCSKFYTANAIVLAYAKPIWPVRNKSEWSVSEEVQNRVVLPPIRKVVSGSTRQIDVGNMP from the exons ATGAATGCAAAACTGAAGGATGCTCGAAAGTTGCCTATCATTGCTCTAATGGATCACCTTAGAAGTATACTCCAAGAGTGGTTCAACGAACGTCAAAACACAGCAAGTTCATGGAATTCGACCTTGACAAAGTGGGCGGAGGAAAAAGTGCACAAGAATCAAAATAGAGGCTTGCGTATGTCG GTATCTTCCATTAATCACCATGCATTGCAAGTACATGAGGTAGACTTATATCATATAGTTGATCTAAATGCCAAGTCATGCACGTGTAAAAGGTTTGATCTCGACCAGCTTCCATGTGTCCATGCAACTGCTGCATGTCGAATTCGCAACACATCAGTTTACACTATGTGCTCCAAATTCTACACAGCCAATGCAATTGTGCTAGCATATGCGAAGCCCATTTGGCCGGTTAGAAACAAGAGTGAATGGAGTGTGTCAGAAGAGGTGCAGAATAGAGTTGTGTTACCTCCAATCAGAAAAGTTGTATCTGGAAGCACAAGACAAATagatgttggaaatatgccctga